One part of the Lachnospiraceae bacterium JLR.KK002 genome encodes these proteins:
- a CDS encoding DUF4179 domain-containing protein: MANNIYGLLNEVETDFSEYEETELSSKEKERHKQRILMEVKRMEKRNHKKGKTWKAAAGTAAACVIGIGALGLANPVQAQELFSSVFGKLIEASQGEKYEEEDTERYKTIGENAVAVQEEVDKRQEESYVLTAEHEGVTISVSDVYCDGYVLYYTTTLKTDREDLNSADGIVVEKKTGEPYDIKVNGEELSEVMRPFEKSPDGTFVAAQQIDLMAPCDISAHPIELTQDDEGTLVVDCTVRQLDGYLWDAWDENGEYKTTGTAAGEWSLRFPVTVDTSQNEAFDINKEENGILVKRGIKTKAGLIVEVELPDFRQEPYNDPHNDPEIGIKDSQGKYIQWLNQKSDLREDGTCTSQIMVLYNGQKDLSFNVTTRDEDQIQIADIEFQVP; encoded by the coding sequence ATGGCAAATAATATTTATGGATTACTGAATGAAGTGGAAACTGATTTTAGTGAATATGAAGAAACAGAATTATCCTCCAAAGAAAAAGAAAGACATAAACAGAGAATTTTGATGGAGGTAAAAAGAATGGAAAAAAGAAATCATAAAAAAGGAAAAACCTGGAAAGCGGCAGCAGGAACAGCGGCTGCCTGCGTAATCGGCATAGGAGCGCTCGGTCTGGCAAATCCGGTTCAGGCACAGGAATTATTCAGCAGCGTGTTTGGAAAGCTCATTGAGGCTTCTCAGGGGGAGAAATACGAAGAGGAGGACACCGAGAGATATAAGACCATCGGAGAAAATGCGGTTGCAGTTCAGGAAGAAGTAGACAAACGTCAGGAAGAAAGCTATGTGCTGACTGCTGAACATGAAGGGGTTACCATTTCAGTATCCGACGTGTACTGTGATGGCTATGTCCTTTATTACACTACCACCCTGAAAACCGACCGTGAAGATTTAAACAGCGCAGACGGAATTGTCGTTGAGAAAAAGACCGGGGAACCTTACGATATCAAAGTCAACGGTGAAGAACTCTCAGAGGTCATGCGGCCCTTTGAAAAATCGCCGGACGGAACCTTTGTGGCTGCTCAGCAGATAGACCTGATGGCTCCCTGTGATATCAGCGCTCATCCAATTGAACTGACACAGGATGATGAGGGGACACTGGTGGTAGACTGTACGGTACGTCAGCTTGACGGATATCTCTGGGATGCCTGGGACGAAAACGGTGAATATAAGACTACCGGAACTGCAGCCGGGGAATGGAGCCTCCGGTTCCCGGTAACGGTAGATACTTCCCAAAACGAAGCCTTTGATATTAATAAAGAAGAAAACGGCATTCTGGTAAAACGCGGTATTAAAACAAAAGCAGGCCTTATAGTAGAAGTGGAACTTCCGGATTTCAGGCAGGAGCCTTATAATGACCCCCACAATGACCCGGAAATAGGAATTAAGGACAGTCAGGGGAAGTATATCCAGTGGCTGAATCAGAAATCAGACCTCCGGGAGGACGGTACCTGCACCAGCCAGATTATGGTGCTTTACAACGGACAGAAGGATTTGTCATTTAACGTAACTACCAGGGATGAAGACCAGATTCAGATTGCAGATATCGAATTCCAGGTACCGTAA
- a CDS encoding sigma-70 family RNA polymerase sigma factor produces the protein MKIGEKNYIQQLQLHNEKALMYVIDEYGGLIMAIIRKHLFSQPEKQEECFDDVLLKIWQNISEFDERKNSFKNWAAAIARYRSIDYLRQYQRELVTVDIEDTAIAQEDSMLAGILEKEISEEMERILGCLKPLDRELFLKLYVEEKTMEQVSEETGMKKEVIYNRLSRGKNRIRRHYRAERGVSYGK, from the coding sequence ATGAAGATTGGAGAAAAGAATTATATTCAGCAATTACAATTGCACAATGAAAAAGCACTCATGTATGTAATCGATGAATATGGCGGGCTTATCATGGCAATTATCCGCAAACATCTTTTCAGCCAGCCGGAAAAGCAGGAAGAATGCTTTGACGATGTGCTCCTGAAAATCTGGCAGAACATTTCTGAGTTTGATGAACGTAAAAATTCATTCAAAAACTGGGCGGCGGCCATTGCAAGATACCGGTCCATTGATTACCTTCGCCAGTATCAGCGGGAACTGGTGACGGTGGATATTGAAGATACCGCCATTGCCCAGGAGGACAGTATGCTGGCCGGAATACTGGAAAAAGAAATATCTGAGGAAATGGAACGGATACTGGGATGTCTGAAACCTCTGGACCGGGAATTATTTTTGAAATTATATGTGGAAGAAAAGACCATGGAGCAGGTAAGTGAAGAAACGGGAATGAAAAAAGAAGTAATTTACAACCGTTTATCCAGAGGAAAAAACAGAATCCGCAGGCATTACAGGGCAGAAAGGGGTGTCTCGTATGGCAAATAA
- a CDS encoding tetratricopeptide repeat protein, which yields MKEHNQEEYRTLDWIMAQSEKGIYLVVAEEAVQEEIVDCYKGRKTGIYDYKINPGAYSFQILQKQITGMPEMSTFLIANFQLAVQSQEDLERLNFSRDMLAGLEKNLIFLITPYGDHMLASGAYDFYSFVKLRVIFQECAAGEETRHLFLKLSETGSGEEISHMERIQEPESARRKVREGYTLLELAKEETEHENYQASIRWLWYGIKILEKQLGADYPELARPYGLLADAYQKASCLQEAENCYTKAISIRKMTEENHPDTAAFYQGLAGLYETQGKYQEAENLYQKALAIYQDAGLPDAQAVSERLENLNRKRGIKK from the coding sequence ATGAAGGAGCATAATCAGGAAGAATACAGGACACTGGACTGGATTATGGCTCAATCAGAGAAAGGCATTTATCTGGTTGTGGCCGAAGAAGCAGTTCAGGAAGAAATTGTAGATTGCTATAAGGGCAGAAAAACAGGTATTTATGATTATAAAATAAATCCTGGTGCATATTCCTTTCAGATTTTGCAGAAGCAAATTACTGGTATGCCGGAAATGTCAACCTTTCTGATTGCCAATTTTCAGCTGGCAGTGCAAAGTCAGGAAGACCTGGAACGCCTGAATTTCAGCAGAGATATGCTGGCGGGGCTTGAAAAAAATCTGATTTTTCTGATTACGCCTTATGGAGATCATATGCTGGCATCGGGGGCATATGATTTTTATTCTTTTGTGAAATTGCGTGTGATATTTCAGGAATGCGCGGCAGGGGAGGAAACGAGGCATTTATTTTTGAAGCTGAGCGAAACAGGTTCAGGGGAAGAAATTTCACATATGGAAAGAATACAGGAGCCGGAAAGTGCCAGGAGGAAGGTGCGGGAAGGATATACCTTGCTGGAGCTTGCAAAAGAAGAAACAGAACATGAAAATTATCAGGCGTCTATAAGATGGCTGTGGTATGGAATAAAAATTCTGGAAAAGCAGCTGGGTGCGGATTATCCGGAACTGGCCAGACCATATGGTTTACTGGCGGATGCTTATCAGAAAGCAAGTTGCTTGCAGGAAGCAGAGAACTGTTATACAAAAGCTATTTCCATAAGGAAAATGACAGAAGAGAATCATCCGGATACAGCAGCTTTTTATCAGGGACTTGCCGGTCTGTATGAAACACAGGGGAAGTATCAGGAAGCGGAAAATCTGTATCAGAAAGCGCTGGCCATATATCAGGATGCCGGTCTTCCGGATGCTCAGGCAGTTTCCGAACGCCTTGAAAATCTGAACAGAAAGCGGGGAATAAAAAAATAA
- the rplL gene encoding 50S ribosomal protein L7/L12, with protein sequence MAKLTTAEFIEAIKELSVLELNELVKACEEEFGVSAAAGVVVAAAGGDGAGAAEEKTDFNVELTEVGPNKVKVIKVVREVTGLGLKEAKEVVDGAPKVVKEGAEKAEAEDIKAKLEAEGAKVTLK encoded by the coding sequence ATGGCAAAATTAACAACTGCAGAATTTATTGAAGCAATTAAAGAGTTAAGTGTATTAGAGTTAAATGAACTGGTAAAAGCATGTGAAGAAGAATTCGGCGTATCTGCAGCAGCAGGCGTTGTAGTTGCGGCAGCAGGCGGAGACGGTGCAGGCGCAGCGGAAGAGAAGACAGACTTTAACGTAGAGCTGACCGAAGTTGGCCCGAACAAGGTTAAAGTTATCAAGGTTGTACGTGAAGTAACCGGCCTTGGACTGAAAGAAGCAAAAGAAGTAGTAGACGGTGCTCCGAAGGTAGTAAAAGAGGGTGCTGAAAAGGCAGAAGCAGAAGATATTAAGGCTAAACTGGAAGCAGAAGGCGCTAAAGTAACCTTAAAATAA
- the rplJ gene encoding 50S ribosomal protein L10: MAKVELKQPVVQEISEYIKDAQSVVLVDYRGLTVDEDTKLRKQLREAGVVYKVYKNTLMNFAFKGTDFESMSDLLEGPNAIAVSKDDATAPARILAKFAKTAPALELKAGVVEGTFYDADGIKVIASVPSREELLSKFLGSIQSPITNFARVLNQIAEQGGGAEAAEEAAPAGETAEA, encoded by the coding sequence GTGGCAAAAGTAGAATTAAAGCAGCCTGTGGTACAGGAAATTTCCGAATACATTAAGGATGCCCAGTCTGTAGTGCTGGTAGATTACCGTGGATTGACGGTAGATGAAGATACGAAGCTGCGGAAACAGCTGCGGGAAGCAGGTGTGGTATACAAGGTATACAAGAATACCCTGATGAATTTTGCGTTTAAGGGAACTGACTTTGAAAGCATGAGTGATTTGCTGGAAGGGCCCAATGCAATTGCTGTTTCCAAAGATGACGCAACTGCTCCGGCAAGAATCCTTGCAAAATTTGCAAAGACTGCTCCGGCGCTGGAATTAAAAGCAGGTGTGGTAGAGGGAACTTTTTATGACGCTGATGGAATTAAAGTGATTGCTTCCGTTCCATCCAGAGAAGAACTGCTTTCCAAATTCCTTGGAAGCATTCAGTCACCGATTACCAACTTTGCCCGTGTTCTTAATCAGATTGCAGAACAGGGCGGCGGTGCAGAAGCAGCAGAAGAAGCTGCTCCGGCAGGAGAAACTGCTGAGGCTTAA
- the rplA gene encoding 50S ribosomal protein L1 → MKRGKKYTEAAKAIDRTVQYDTAEAISLAKKVAIAKFDETIEAHIRTGCDGRHAEQQIRGAVVLPHGTGKTVKVLVFAKGDKVDEALAAGADHVGGEELIPKIQNDGWLDFDVVVATPDMMGVVGRLGRVLGPKGLMPNPKAGTVTMDVTKAVNDIKAGKIEYRLDKTNIIHVPIGKASFTEEQLADNFQTLIDAIIKAKPSALKGQYLKSVTLAPTMGPGVKINTARFI, encoded by the coding sequence ATGAAACGAGGAAAGAAATATACAGAGGCTGCAAAAGCAATCGACAGGACAGTGCAGTATGATACTGCAGAAGCAATCAGCCTGGCTAAAAAGGTTGCAATTGCAAAATTTGATGAAACCATTGAAGCTCATATCAGAACCGGTTGTGACGGACGTCATGCAGAACAGCAGATTCGCGGCGCTGTAGTATTACCCCATGGAACCGGTAAAACAGTTAAGGTACTGGTATTTGCCAAAGGCGATAAAGTAGACGAAGCACTGGCAGCAGGCGCTGACCATGTGGGCGGAGAGGAACTGATTCCGAAAATCCAGAACGATGGATGGCTGGATTTCGACGTTGTGGTTGCCACTCCGGATATGATGGGCGTTGTAGGACGTCTGGGACGTGTACTTGGACCGAAAGGCTTAATGCCGAACCCCAAAGCAGGAACTGTTACCATGGACGTTACCAAAGCAGTAAACGATATCAAAGCCGGTAAGATTGAGTACAGATTAGATAAAACAAATATTATCCATGTGCCAATTGGAAAAGCATCTTTTACAGAAGAACAATTAGCGGACAACTTCCAGACCCTTATAGATGCCATCATTAAAGCAAAACCATCCGCTTTGAAAGGACAGTATCTGAAGAGCGTTACCCTGGCTCCTACCATGGGACCGGGCGTAAAAATCAATACTGCCAGATTTATTTAG
- the rplK gene encoding 50S ribosomal protein L11 has product MAKKVEGYIKLQIPAGKATPAPPVGPALGQHGVNIVEFTKQFNAKTADQGDLIIPVVITVYSDRSFSFITKTPPAPVLIKKACNIKSGSAVPNKTKVATISKAKIQEIAELKMPDLNAGSLEAAMSMIAGTARSMGVTVEE; this is encoded by the coding sequence ATGGCAAAGAAAGTAGAAGGATATATCAAATTACAGATTCCTGCTGGAAAGGCTACACCTGCGCCGCCAGTTGGACCTGCCCTTGGACAGCATGGTGTGAACATTGTTGAATTTACCAAACAGTTCAATGCCAAAACCGCTGACCAGGGAGATTTAATCATTCCGGTAGTAATTACCGTATATTCAGACAGGAGTTTCAGTTTTATCACAAAGACTCCGCCTGCTCCGGTGCTGATTAAAAAGGCATGTAATATCAAATCCGGTTCTGCAGTACCGAATAAAACAAAGGTAGCGACCATTTCCAAAGCAAAAATTCAGGAAATTGCAGAACTGAAAATGCCGGACTTAAACGCTGGTTCTCTGGAAGCAGCCATGAGCATGATTGCAGGAACAGCAAGAAGTATGGGAGTTACTGTTGAGGAATAG
- the nusG gene encoding transcription termination/antitermination protein NusG — MAEANWYVVHTYSGYENKVKENIEKTIENRHLEDQILEVRVPMQSVVEMKNGVKKTVEKKMFPGYVLINMVMNDDIWYVVRNTRGVTGFVGPGSKPVPLTEAEMRPLGIQVESHVVVDFEEGDSIRVTGGVWKDTAGIIQSINHGKQMVTINVDLFGRETPVEISFTDIRKL, encoded by the coding sequence ATGGCAGAGGCAAACTGGTACGTAGTTCATACTTATTCGGGTTACGAAAATAAGGTCAAGGAGAACATTGAGAAAACAATCGAGAATCGGCATCTGGAGGACCAGATTCTGGAAGTACGGGTTCCGATGCAGAGTGTTGTGGAAATGAAAAACGGAGTGAAAAAGACCGTGGAGAAAAAGATGTTTCCAGGATATGTTCTGATTAACATGGTTATGAATGATGATATATGGTATGTTGTCAGAAATACCAGAGGTGTTACCGGATTTGTTGGTCCGGGTTCCAAACCCGTACCGCTCACTGAAGCTGAAATGAGACCATTGGGTATCCAGGTTGAAAGTCACGTGGTTGTAGACTTTGAGGAAGGAGATTCCATCAGAGTTACCGGCGGTGTCTGGAAAGATACGGCAGGCATTATCCAGTCCATAAATCATGGAAAGCAGATGGTTACAATCAATGTAGACCTGTTCGGTCGTGAAACACCGGTTGAAATAAGTTTCACAGATATCAGAAAGTTATAA
- the secE gene encoding preprotein translocase subunit SecE, whose amino-acid sequence MGETNTEKASKTSWFTGLKAEFNKIIWPDKKSLGRQTAAVVAASVVLGLIIAVLDVFIKYGVDVLVKL is encoded by the coding sequence ATGGGAGAAACCAATACAGAAAAGGCTTCAAAAACCAGTTGGTTTACCGGTCTTAAGGCTGAGTTTAACAAAATTATCTGGCCGGACAAAAAGTCACTTGGCAGGCAGACAGCGGCTGTGGTTGCCGCTTCTGTTGTATTAGGTCTGATTATTGCCGTATTGGATGTATTCATTAAGTACGGTGTGGATGTCCTGGTGAAATTATAG
- the rpmG gene encoding 50S ribosomal protein L33 has product MRTRITLACTECKQRNYNMTKDKKTHPDRMETKKYCRFCRTHTLHKETK; this is encoded by the coding sequence GTGCGCACAAGAATTACACTGGCATGTACGGAATGTAAACAACGGAATTACAACATGACCAAAGACAAAAAAACTCATCCGGACAGAATGGAGACGAAAAAGTACTGCAGATTCTGCAGAACACACACATTACACAAGGAAACCAAGTAA
- the fliD gene encoding flagellar filament capping protein FliD, with the protein MAAIDTAYHYYLSTYANQSASRYDSHKKSELRNIYNTIVKINKDAPLYKIKHSGDVQKFAIDIKESTRIIKNVVASLSDAEEGIGNAFQKKIAVSSQEDVVSADYIGNNKETDELESFLIEVKELASPQINLGNFLDKNHLTLKPGSYSFDLENSTSTFEFQFTINADDTNYSTQSKLSNLITNADIGLKASVVEDENGLSALQIESVSTGIAPEEPFLFSIYPQGTRDSISAVESLGIDHVSQEARNARFLLNGEERSSYANTFTINHAFELRLHGISEEGNPAVIGFKTNADAMAENIQTLVDSYNSILHTANKYSDSQHQSVKLYRDMSSTAFAFQNSLESMGLLVDDKGEISIDKALLTESVSEDNAEEHLSVLNDFKNLLNTKANNASLDPMKYVDKIVVTYKNPVKNHLVTPYITSIYSGMMMDRYC; encoded by the coding sequence ATGGCCGCTATTGATACTGCTTATCATTATTATCTGAGCACTTATGCAAATCAGTCGGCTTCCCGTTATGATTCGCATAAAAAAAGCGAATTACGCAATATATATAATACAATCGTCAAAATAAATAAAGATGCCCCCCTCTATAAAATTAAACACTCAGGGGATGTTCAGAAATTTGCCATAGACATTAAGGAAAGTACCCGCATTATCAAAAATGTCGTTGCTTCCCTTTCAGATGCGGAAGAAGGCATCGGTAACGCATTTCAGAAAAAAATAGCTGTTTCTTCTCAGGAGGATGTGGTTTCAGCAGATTATATCGGAAACAATAAGGAAACTGACGAACTGGAAAGTTTTCTTATTGAAGTAAAAGAACTGGCATCTCCCCAGATTAATCTGGGTAATTTTCTGGATAAAAATCATCTGACTTTGAAGCCAGGTTCCTATTCTTTTGATTTGGAAAACAGCACTTCCACCTTTGAATTCCAGTTTACCATCAACGCTGACGATACCAATTACAGCACCCAGAGCAAGCTGTCAAACCTGATTACCAACGCCGACATCGGACTGAAGGCTTCTGTGGTGGAAGATGAAAACGGTTTGAGCGCTCTGCAGATTGAATCTGTCTCCACCGGAATTGCCCCGGAAGAACCGTTCCTCTTTTCCATTTATCCTCAGGGAACCAGAGATTCCATCTCTGCTGTGGAATCCCTCGGTATAGACCACGTTTCACAGGAAGCCAGAAATGCCCGTTTCCTTTTAAACGGAGAAGAACGGTCTTCTTATGCAAATACTTTCACCATCAACCATGCTTTTGAATTAAGACTTCACGGAATCAGTGAAGAAGGCAATCCGGCAGTCATTGGTTTTAAGACCAATGCAGACGCCATGGCGGAAAATATTCAGACCCTGGTGGATTCCTATAATTCTATTCTGCACACTGCCAACAAATATTCCGATTCACAGCATCAGAGCGTGAAATTATATCGGGATATGAGCAGTACAGCCTTTGCATTTCAGAACAGTCTGGAAAGTATGGGGCTTCTGGTGGATGATAAGGGCGAAATTTCCATAGATAAGGCTTTGCTGACCGAATCTGTTTCCGAGGACAACGCCGAGGAACATCTGTCCGTATTAAATGATTTTAAAAACCTGTTAAATACCAAGGCGAACAACGCCTCTTTAGACCCCATGAAATATGTGGACAAAATTGTGGTTACCTACAAAAATCCGGTGAAAAATCATCTGGTTACCCCTTATATCACTTCCATTTATTCCGGAATGATGATGGATCGGTATTGCTGA
- a CDS encoding flagellin, giving the protein MSISSIGRSQSLYRNQSLYKNQHLNQQRNAQKLSSGKRINSAADDAAGLAIAQKLLKQQKGLDMGTRNAATAQDMVNVADGGLSMISDSLQRMRELSVQASNSAIYGPDDRAAIQQEISQLNEYVTSAAGSTQFNNKNLLDGTMTNAHVASGPDGSGMNITMPNATSASLGISGYNVTENFDISAIDSALNNVSSARSSLGATYNRLGYTINNNSYTSLNTSAAHSRIEDLDYGKAVSDKKKDDLLKEYRILMQRKQQEQYGTVNRLLKF; this is encoded by the coding sequence ATGAGTATTTCATCCATTGGCAGAAGCCAGAGTTTATACAGGAATCAGAGTTTATACAAAAATCAGCATCTGAACCAGCAGCGCAACGCGCAGAAACTTTCCAGCGGAAAGCGCATCAATTCAGCGGCAGATGATGCAGCAGGCCTTGCCATTGCCCAGAAACTTCTGAAGCAGCAGAAAGGCCTTGATATGGGCACCAGAAATGCCGCTACTGCTCAGGATATGGTAAATGTGGCAGACGGAGGTCTTTCCATGATTTCCGATTCTCTGCAGCGTATGCGGGAACTGAGCGTACAGGCATCCAATTCGGCCATTTACGGCCCCGATGACCGGGCAGCCATACAGCAGGAGATTTCTCAGTTAAATGAGTATGTTACTTCTGCAGCAGGCAGCACTCAGTTCAACAATAAGAACCTGTTAGACGGAACCATGACCAACGCCCATGTGGCGTCCGGCCCCGACGGCAGCGGAATGAATATTACCATGCCCAATGCCACATCCGCTTCTCTGGGGATTTCCGGCTACAATGTAACAGAGAATTTCGATATTTCCGCTATTGACAGTGCATTGAACAATGTATCCTCGGCCAGAAGCAGCCTTGGCGCCACATACAATCGTCTGGGATACACCATCAACAATAATTCCTATACATCCCTGAATACTTCAGCGGCCCACAGCCGTATTGAGGATCTGGACTACGGAAAAGCAGTTTCTGATAAGAAAAAGGACGATTTGCTGAAAGAATACAGGATTCTGATGCAGAGAAAGCAGCAGGAACAGTATGGAACGGTAAACAGACTTTTGAAGTTCTGA
- a CDS encoding DUF3880 domain-containing protein, with protein sequence MNILFYRYNSICEPDILAVLTRLGHKVTEITEEMKNKKLGARGQMNLVSGALKKQEYQMVFSVSFFPVISEVCNIFHIPYVSWVVDCPAMELYSHSVSNSWNRIFLFDYALYEEFHTKNPRKIFYLPLGADYVRLDSLLEHITRQDREKYAAEVSFVGSLYTEKCPYNYLKEDSYLKGYLDGVIEAQVKVYGYNFLEECITEEILQAFKEKVPFYQFPERAEHNERAAMAHLYLGSKVTEQERLRLLKRVSEEFELDLYTSSDFSVLPRASYRGIASAATAMPKVFHLSKINLNFTSKPIRTGLPLRFWDILGAGGFLLTNYQSEIPEYFEIGKDLEIYASEKELTDKIRYYLEHEEERLEIARNGYEKAKERYSLEVRVRQMLRLVH encoded by the coding sequence ATGAATATATTATTTTACCGATATAACAGTATTTGCGAGCCGGACATTCTGGCGGTTCTGACCAGACTGGGGCATAAAGTAACGGAAATCACGGAAGAAATGAAAAATAAAAAGCTGGGGGCCAGGGGACAGATGAACCTGGTCAGCGGGGCTTTGAAAAAGCAGGAATACCAGATGGTATTCAGCGTCAGCTTTTTTCCGGTGATTTCGGAAGTGTGCAATATTTTTCATATACCTTATGTGAGCTGGGTGGTGGACTGTCCGGCCATGGAGTTGTATTCCCATTCTGTCAGCAATTCCTGGAACCGCATTTTTCTGTTTGACTATGCGCTGTATGAGGAATTTCATACGAAGAACCCCAGGAAGATTTTCTATCTGCCTCTGGGCGCGGATTATGTCCGTCTGGACAGTTTGCTGGAACACATTACCAGGCAGGACAGAGAAAAATATGCTGCGGAAGTATCTTTTGTAGGTTCCCTCTATACGGAGAAATGTCCATACAATTACCTGAAAGAGGACAGCTATCTGAAAGGTTATCTGGACGGGGTAATAGAAGCGCAGGTGAAAGTGTACGGCTATAATTTTCTGGAGGAATGTATTACGGAGGAAATTCTGCAGGCTTTCAAAGAAAAAGTGCCCTTTTATCAGTTTCCGGAACGTGCGGAACACAATGAGCGGGCGGCCATGGCCCATCTGTATCTGGGCAGCAAGGTTACGGAGCAGGAGAGACTCCGTCTGCTGAAACGGGTGTCGGAAGAATTTGAACTGGATTTGTATACGTCCAGTGATTTCAGTGTTCTGCCCCGTGCCAGCTACCGGGGAATTGCCAGCGCTGCCACAGCCATGCCGAAAGTTTTCCATCTGTCCAAAATCAATCTGAACTTTACTTCCAAACCCATACGGACAGGTCTGCCCCTGCGGTTCTGGGATATTCTGGGGGCAGGCGGATTTCTGCTGACCAATTACCAGAGTGAAATACCGGAGTATTTTGAAATTGGAAAAGATCTGGAAATCTATGCCAGTGAAAAAGAGCTGACTGACAAAATCAGATATTATCTGGAGCACGAAGAAGAACGTCTGGAAATTGCCCGGAACGGCTATGAAAAAGCAAAAGAACGGTATTCTCTGGAAGTGCGGGTACGGCAGATGCTGCGGCTGGTGCATTAG
- a CDS encoding NAD-dependent 4,6-dehydratase LegB yields MKKVLVTGADGFIGSHLTESLLEKGYEVKAFAYYNSFNTWGWLDSLPADKLKEIEVCTGDVRDPNGVREAMEGMDAVFHLAALIAIPFSYHSPDSYVDTNIKGTLNVLQAARQLETERVLVTSTSEVYGTAQYVPIDEKHPYQGQSPYSATKIGADRLAESFYRSFQMPVSIVRPFNTFGPKQSARAVIPTIISQLLAGKEEIKLGSLTPTRDFNYVKDTAAGFIAIAESARTIGEEINIATRQEISIGELAQEIISQINPNAKIVCDEQRLRPEKSEVNRLLGDNTKIQALTDWKQQYTFAQGIEETIGWMRHNMNAYKTDIYNV; encoded by the coding sequence ATGAAAAAAGTACTGGTAACAGGGGCAGACGGTTTTATCGGAAGCCACCTTACAGAGAGTTTGCTGGAAAAAGGCTATGAAGTAAAAGCCTTTGCTTATTATAATTCTTTTAATACCTGGGGGTGGCTGGACAGCCTTCCGGCAGATAAATTAAAAGAAATTGAAGTATGTACCGGGGACGTCCGGGACCCCAACGGGGTACGGGAAGCCATGGAGGGAATGGACGCAGTCTTTCATCTGGCTGCGCTGATTGCCATCCCCTTCAGCTACCATTCTCCCGATTCCTATGTGGATACTAATATTAAGGGAACATTAAACGTACTGCAGGCAGCACGTCAGTTAGAAACGGAACGGGTGCTGGTGACGTCTACCTCGGAAGTGTACGGGACGGCTCAGTATGTGCCCATTGATGAAAAACACCCTTATCAGGGCCAGTCTCCCTACTCTGCCACAAAAATCGGTGCAGACCGGCTGGCAGAGAGCTTTTACCGAAGTTTTCAGATGCCGGTGTCCATTGTGCGCCCCTTTAATACCTTTGGGCCCAAACAGTCTGCAAGGGCAGTGATACCCACTATTATTTCCCAGCTTCTGGCGGGAAAGGAAGAGATAAAATTAGGCTCCCTGACTCCCACCAGAGATTTTAATTATGTGAAAGATACGGCGGCAGGCTTTATTGCCATTGCGGAATCGGCCCGAACCATCGGGGAAGAAATCAATATTGCAACCAGGCAGGAAATTTCCATCGGAGAGCTGGCGCAGGAAATCATTTCCCAGATTAATCCAAATGCGAAAATTGTCTGTGATGAACAGCGCCTGCGTCCGGAAAAAAGCGAAGTGAACCGCCTGCTGGGGGATAATACAAAGATTCAGGCTCTGACAGACTGGAAACAGCAGTATACCTTTGCACAGGGAATTGAAGAAACCATCGGCTGGATGCGGCATAATATGAACGCATACAAGACAGATATTTATAATGTGTAA